The following are from one region of the Patescibacteria group bacterium genome:
- a CDS encoding lmo0937 family membrane protein, translating to MLTTIAIVLIILWAVGFIGFHVIGGFIHLLLVIAVIMILIRLIRGENPLR from the coding sequence ATGCTTACAACAATTGCTATAGTTTTGATTATTCTGTGGGCAGTGGGATTTATTGGTTTCCACGTTATTGGTGGATTTATTCACCTGTTGCTTGTGATCGCGGTTATTATGATTTTGATTAGACTTATTCGCGGCGAAAATCCTCTTAGGTAA
- a CDS encoding SWIB/MDM2 domain-containing protein: MAKEMKVAGAAAPKAAKANSAFMKPMKLTADLEAVVGKGPMPRSEVVKGLWVYIKKANLQDPKNKRNIVADEKLKKVFGGKAVVNMFEMTKLVSAHLS; this comes from the coding sequence ATGGCAAAAGAAATGAAAGTGGCGGGAGCAGCAGCACCAAAGGCAGCAAAAGCAAACTCTGCATTTATGAAGCCCATGAAGTTGACTGCAGATCTAGAAGCGGTAGTTGGAAAAGGTCCAATGCCTCGATCAGAAGTCGTCAAAGGTCTTTGGGTATACATCAAGAAAGCTAATCTCCAGGATCCTAAAAACAAGCGAAATATTGTCGCCGACGAGAAACTCAAGAAAGTTTTCGGAGGAAAGGCCGTCGTCAACATGTTTGAAATGACCAAGCTTGTCTCAGCACATCTCTCTTAA
- a CDS encoding pyridoxamine 5'-phosphate oxidase family protein yields MPEEILKYLKTQNVAVLALEMLDGSPHASTVHFAHAENPLVFFFETNRDYRKSEPLFGKATTRASLVVGSDEAAMKTLQFDGIAELIKLEEKSLYDSVYFEKFPKKKEKANDPKCVFFKFTPTWWRFTDWTAPKGKMILTSQ; encoded by the coding sequence ATGCCCGAGGAAATACTAAAGTATTTAAAAACTCAAAACGTTGCCGTGTTGGCGCTTGAGATGCTCGACGGTTCGCCCCATGCCTCTACGGTACATTTTGCTCACGCAGAAAATCCATTGGTTTTTTTCTTCGAAACCAATCGCGACTATCGAAAATCCGAGCCGCTTTTTGGGAAAGCCACGACGCGAGCTTCTTTGGTTGTTGGATCAGATGAAGCAGCCATGAAAACGTTGCAGTTTGATGGAATTGCTGAACTTATAAAACTAGAGGAAAAGTCACTGTACGATTCAGTCTATTTTGAAAAATTTCCTAAAAAGAAAGAAAAAGCCAATGATCCCAAATGCGTGTTTTTCAAATTTACACCGACGTGGTGGCGCTTTACGGATTGGACTGCTCCAAAAGGCAAAATGATCCTTACGTCGCAGTAG
- a CDS encoding GIY-YIG nuclease family protein yields the protein MVYFTYILECSDKTLYVGSTNNLERRLHAHNHLKSGAHYTKIRRPVVLKYSEKFLRLGEARKREAELKGWNRQKKLTLITERTKTIASPRY from the coding sequence ATGGTGTACTTTACCTACATTCTCGAGTGCTCCGACAAAACACTATATGTTGGAAGTACCAACAATTTAGAACGCAGATTGCACGCGCACAATCATTTGAAATCCGGCGCTCACTACACCAAAATCCGCCGCCCTGTGGTTTTGAAATATTCGGAAAAATTTTTGAGATTAGGTGAAGCGCGTAAGAGAGAGGCCGAGCTTAAAGGATGGAATCGTCAAAAAAAGCTCACTTTAATAACAGAGCGTACAAAAACTATCGCCAGCCCTAGGTACTGA
- a CDS encoding HD domain-containing protein, which translates to MNDKDTIKQTEEYVQKTLKAHESGHDWWHIERVRNIALKIAKEEKADLFVVELSALLHDIADHKFHGGDSTVGPKVAREFLSGLALSVEVVDQIVEIIDNMSFNKTLDGKSGVKSKELQVVQDADRLDAMGAIGIARAFSYGGHKGRPFYEPNTKPIKYKNSEEYKKNPAGTTINHFYEKLLLLKDMMNTKYGKKLAKKRHAFLENFLDEFLAEWKALR; encoded by the coding sequence GTGAACGACAAGGATACTATTAAACAGACCGAGGAATATGTTCAAAAAACTCTCAAGGCGCACGAGAGCGGACACGACTGGTGGCATATTGAACGTGTCAGAAATATCGCGCTCAAAATTGCCAAAGAAGAAAAGGCTGATCTTTTTGTGGTGGAACTTTCCGCACTTTTACACGATATCGCTGATCATAAATTTCATGGCGGAGACAGTACTGTCGGGCCAAAGGTGGCGCGGGAATTTCTTTCGGGGCTTGCTCTATCCGTGGAAGTTGTCGATCAGATTGTCGAAATTATCGACAACATGTCATTTAACAAAACTCTCGACGGAAAATCAGGCGTTAAGTCTAAAGAACTACAGGTAGTACAAGACGCTGATCGTCTCGATGCAATGGGCGCTATTGGGATTGCCCGGGCATTTAGTTACGGAGGTCATAAAGGCAGGCCATTTTATGAACCAAACACAAAACCAATAAAATATAAAAATAGCGAGGAGTATAAGAAAAATCCCGCGGGGACTACAATTAACCATTTTTACGAAAAATTATTGTTGCTCAAAGATATGATGAACACGAAGTACGGGAAAAAGTTGGCAAAGAAGCGACACGCCTTTTTGGAGAATTTTCTTGACGAATTTCTAGCGGAGTGGAAAGCTCTACGATAA
- a CDS encoding nuclear transport factor 2 family protein: MEQSNKKQSGRQIMERAMQSATQFLEMVVAGDIDQAYEKYVDMNGVHHNAYYPAGFEALKKGMKENHVQFPKKSISVKHMLVDGDLIATHSHVRLDPTTPGIITLHLFRFESGKIVELWDCGQAIPPDSPNADGLF, from the coding sequence ATGGAGCAATCTAATAAAAAACAATCCGGCAGACAAATTATGGAGCGAGCGATGCAGTCCGCGACGCAATTTTTGGAAATGGTGGTGGCGGGGGACATCGACCAAGCGTACGAAAAATATGTCGACATGAACGGTGTACATCACAATGCCTACTACCCCGCGGGTTTTGAAGCGTTGAAAAAAGGCATGAAGGAAAATCATGTTCAGTTTCCGAAAAAAAGTATTTCGGTTAAACACATGCTCGTTGACGGCGATCTGATCGCTACCCACTCGCATGTCAGGTTGGATCCCACCACGCCTGGAATTATTACTCTCCACCTTTTTCGTTTTGAAAGTGGCAAAATTGTCGAACTTTGGGACTGTGGGCAGGCAATCCCTCCTGATTCGCCAAATGCTGACGGACTCTTTTAG
- a CDS encoding DUF1761 domain-containing protein: MEVNYMLVAVATVAQFILGGIWYSPLLFGKWWMEFMECTNLSKEELQKMQKSMMPFYALQLFLTFFTTVSFANLVPYVSAFSIYHLAFWIWIGFIVPLQISSVVWANTKRKFWAKQIFVMVTNQLVSIMLAAWILSM; this comes from the coding sequence ATGGAAGTAAATTATATGTTGGTGGCGGTGGCAACAGTGGCCCAATTTATTTTAGGCGGTATCTGGTATTCACCATTGTTGTTTGGAAAATGGTGGATGGAATTTATGGAGTGCACCAATCTCTCGAAAGAGGAATTGCAAAAAATGCAAAAATCCATGATGCCGTTTTATGCCTTGCAACTATTTCTGACTTTCTTCACGACAGTTTCTTTTGCCAACTTGGTTCCATATGTGAGCGCTTTTAGTATCTACCATTTAGCGTTTTGGATTTGGATTGGATTTATTGTTCCGCTCCAAATTTCAAGTGTAGTTTGGGCTAACACCAAGAGGAAATTCTGGGCTAAGCAGATTTTTGTGATGGTGACAAATCAGCTCGTAAGTATTATGTTGGCGGCGTGGATTCTCTCGATGTAA
- a CDS encoding DUF4349 domain-containing protein, whose product MNENPINPRIFHARNISWLTIILGLFAVGTFIAISNVGQRYYYATSGGMMEKSGGTTVAVPPMAAGTPARDSSVSNSMVQDGMGSVYYPSPYYNPDVPVTDTREFLKVYYNAYMRSRDVQALTHRVETTVRGYDGRIDQESSSEKYGSVSFAVPQSKYDAFRAELEGLVGRRFITVNVSSQNLLPQKLSIEEQQKQADTQLADYKTTRQKIVTTHAGVVQSIQARIDADEKQLAMLRAQTSTPQIEAQIVSFSNDLLSLKQQLAKESASYTSQLANIDTNIKYAQEWVEKVKTQDKTLLDNVATVTGTVSIQWISLWEIALLYLPGYWIPSIFAALTILSFLWDRRRFKAVVVG is encoded by the coding sequence ATGAATGAAAATCCAATAAACCCTCGAATTTTTCACGCGAGAAATATTTCTTGGTTAACAATTATACTTGGACTTTTTGCTGTCGGGACTTTTATCGCGATTTCTAATGTGGGTCAACGATATTATTACGCTACGAGCGGGGGAATGATGGAAAAATCTGGCGGGACAACAGTAGCGGTTCCTCCAATGGCCGCTGGTACGCCAGCAAGAGACAGCAGTGTTTCAAACAGTATGGTGCAGGATGGAATGGGTTCGGTATATTATCCTTCTCCGTACTACAACCCTGATGTTCCCGTGACCGACACCCGTGAATTTTTGAAAGTCTATTACAACGCCTACATGCGCAGTCGCGATGTGCAAGCCTTGACGCATCGAGTTGAGACCACGGTCCGAGGATACGACGGCCGGATCGATCAAGAATCAAGTTCTGAAAAATATGGTTCGGTTAGTTTCGCAGTGCCTCAAAGTAAGTACGACGCGTTTCGCGCGGAACTCGAGGGACTTGTCGGCAGACGATTTATTACGGTCAATGTTTCGTCCCAAAATCTTTTGCCACAAAAATTGAGCATTGAAGAACAACAGAAGCAAGCTGACACTCAACTCGCCGATTACAAAACAACTCGACAGAAAATTGTGACAACCCACGCAGGAGTTGTACAATCAATTCAAGCAAGAATTGATGCCGACGAGAAACAGCTCGCAATGCTCCGCGCTCAAACTTCGACACCTCAAATTGAAGCTCAGATTGTCAGTTTTTCAAATGATTTGTTGTCGCTGAAACAGCAATTGGCCAAAGAGAGCGCATCCTATACAAGCCAGTTGGCAAATATTGATACTAATATTAAATATGCGCAGGAGTGGGTAGAAAAAGTAAAAACTCAAGACAAAACTCTTCTCGACAATGTTGCGACAGTTACTGGTACCGTCTCAATTCAGTGGATTAGTCTTTGGGAAATCGCACTTCTCTATTTGCCAGGATACTGGATTCCATCTATCTTTGCCGCGCTGACAATCCTATCGTTTCTTTGGGATCGACGGCGGTTTAAGGCGGTTGTGGTTGGGTAG
- a CDS encoding JAB domain-containing protein, which yields MLGCRLEMNLGNRQQIQLCLYIQIQRKGNAMPKNVEFVEFEAIREAVTMPHILTHYGLLARMKCFGNTLMSCCPIHHGRKPRQFQVRLKDDTWRCLSECTPNVGASHVVDFVARMDGIGHYEAAKKIIEWFKLRPAILFRDIDKPIESLRERIAIVSQAIRDGHRLVQEAQDFNLDYFKKGRMICDVAKAESFLCENTGCAVDYWRRHIETAANYCPDQECFAVLLLSSQLRILGHYVTTLNLVDSVPVSRGEVFRAAVLARARGVVLMHNHPSGCTRPSKSDARATQILGRAGQILDIEVHDHIIVCPTSYQSMRELRIIG from the coding sequence ATGTTAGGATGCCGATTAGAAATGAATCTCGGCAATCGCCAACAGATTCAGTTGTGTCTGTACATACAAATTCAAAGAAAGGGAAATGCTATGCCAAAGAATGTAGAGTTCGTTGAATTCGAGGCGATTCGTGAGGCGGTAACGATGCCGCACATTCTCACTCACTACGGTTTGTTGGCGCGAATGAAGTGCTTTGGCAACACACTCATGAGTTGTTGCCCCATTCACCATGGACGGAAGCCTCGCCAATTTCAAGTTCGCCTCAAGGACGATACATGGAGATGTTTGAGCGAGTGCACACCGAACGTGGGAGCCAGTCACGTTGTGGATTTTGTCGCTCGCATGGATGGTATAGGTCATTATGAAGCGGCCAAAAAGATTATCGAATGGTTTAAGCTTCGTCCGGCGATACTATTCAGAGATATCGACAAGCCTATTGAGAGTTTGAGGGAACGCATTGCGATCGTTAGCCAAGCGATTCGGGATGGTCACAGGCTTGTGCAGGAGGCACAGGATTTCAATCTCGATTATTTTAAGAAAGGCAGGATGATTTGTGATGTCGCGAAAGCCGAATCATTTTTGTGCGAGAATACAGGTTGTGCTGTCGATTATTGGCGACGTCACATTGAAACTGCCGCCAACTATTGTCCTGACCAGGAATGCTTTGCCGTTCTCTTGCTCTCGTCCCAATTGCGCATTCTCGGTCACTATGTCACCACTCTGAATTTGGTCGATAGCGTACCCGTTAGTAGGGGAGAAGTTTTTCGGGCAGCCGTTTTGGCTCGAGCACGAGGGGTGGTTTTGATGCATAATCATCCGTCGGGTTGCACACGTCCTTCTAAGTCAGATGCACGAGCAACACAAATTTTGGGTCGAGCTGGTCAGATTCTGGATATCGAGGTTCATGACCATATCATTGTTTGCCCTACAAGCTATCAATCCATGCGTGAACTTCGTATTATCGGTTAA